One Planctomycetota bacterium genomic window, CGAACGCCCTTCCCCTCTGCTGTCAACGACCTGGGAAAAAATCAGCGACTGCTCACAATTGCACTGGCTCTGGAAGAGAAAGCCCATCCGTGATCTTTGCGGGTGGACGACAGGAGACGACATCCCGGCATTCCCATCACAGGGCCGGCGAAGCCCCCTCCGCCGTCGCCCTCGCATCGGCCCGTCACCCCCTGGCTGCGGGTCGATGCGAGGGCAAAGGCGCGGGGGGCGTCCCCCTCTGCAGAGCCCGAGCGGAGGCTGCGCCCGCCGCGATGACCCACGGAAATGCCGGATGGACCCTTTTGGCTCTTCGGGGACTTTCGTGGCGCGACCCGGGCGTTACGGGGGCGTTGGTGCCCCCAATCGCCGGTTTCGATGGCCACGTTGCATTGACGTTTTTGGCCCAAGGAGTTTTCAGAGTCGATATTCACTTTCCCGATCTCCGGGTTGGAACCGCTGCTGCAAGCACCCACGCTGTCGCGTCGAGCAATCGGCTGCCGACGGCAATCTGGCCGGCCACGTCGCCCCCGTCCGACCATTCGGGGCGTTCTGCCGGTGGTGTGCTCCGTGCCAGGCAGGTGTCGCACCGCCTCACGTGCTCCCGATGGTTGCCGATGCCGGGCTGGTCTCACCGCCTCGACCGTGGGGCTTGTGGCTGGTCAGCCCGACACCGCCGATCCGCGGAGATTCTCATGCCCAGAGCGTGCCTCACGAAGTCGCCGGCGGTCGTGCTTGCCGGCATCGCGATGGCTGCCCTCGCGATGCCGATGGCCGTCTTCGGCCAGACGCTGACCGTCTACGGCACCGCTGCGGGCCAGGCCGGCCCCGCCTACCCGGGCGGCACGATCGTGGCCGGCGACACCGTGCGGATTGACAACGGCGGGAGCGTCACGGGGGCCGTCTCCAACAGCGGCACGCTCCAGTTCAACCAGACCTCCGGGTCGCTCTCGCTGACCACCTACACCGCGTCGGCGGTGGCGTTGGCAGCGCTCGGTGCGGGCCTGGCCGGCTGGCAGGCGGTCGGGCGGCGTCGCCGGGATCGCGAAGGAGCCCCCCACCGACAGGCGAGGAAACGGTGGCTGGCGACGGTGATCGGGGTGCCGTGCCCGGTCGGCCGCCGCTCAACCGAGCATGCCGTGCGACAGCCGCGGCAGCACGTGCCGCGCGAAGAGTTCGCATTCCGCCCGATGCGGATACCCCGACAGGATGAACGCCTCGATTCCCTCGGCGCGGTAGGCCTCCAGCTTCGCCAGCACCTGATCAGGATCGCCGACGATCGCGGCGCCGCACCCGGACCGGGCGCGCCCGATCCCCGTCCACAGGTGCGGCTCGACGAACCCCTCCCCGTCCGCTTCCGCGCGCAGTTCGGCCTGCCGCCGCACCCCGAACGTCGCGGCGTCGAGCGATCGGCCGCGGATGGCATCGCCACGCGCCGCATCGAGCCGGGACACGAGCCGCCGCGCGAAGGCCCGGGCCTCGGACTCCGTCTCGCGGACGATGACGTGCACGCGGTAGCCGAACCGCAAGCGCCGCCCCTTCGCCGCCGCGCGGGCACGCAAGTCCGCGACGATGGCGCGGACGTTCGGCAGCGTGTCTGGCCACATCAGGTACACGTCGGTGGCCTCGGCCGCGGCCTCGCGCGCCAGTGGCGACAGCCCACCGAAGTAGAACGGCGGGCAGCGCCCCGACACGGTCGTGACGCGCGGCGGGTCGAGCCGGAGCCGATAAAACTCCCCGTCGACGTCGACCGCCCGGCCGTCGAGCAGCGTGCGCAGGATCCGCATCACTTCGACCGTGCGCCGATACCGGGGAGCCCCGTCGAGCGACTCACCGGGGAGGTCGGAGGAAATGACGTTCACGGTCAGCCGCCCGCCGAGGATCCGGTCGAGTGTCGCGATGCGCCGCGCGAGTTGGGGAGGCCAGTCCTCGCCGACGCGCACCGCCACCAGCAGCCGGATCCGCGCCACCAGCGGCGCGACCGCACTGGCAAACACGGTGGTGTCGATCCCCAGCGCGTAGCCGGACGGCAGGAGGATGTTGTCATACCCCGCGCGGTCGGCAGCGAGGACGATGTCGCGACAGTGCGCCCAGCTCGAGGCGAGCGCGGGGTCGGGGACGCCGAGAAACTCGTAGTCGTCGTCGCAGAGGGCCGCGAACCATGCGACCTCGCACGGCGGGAGCGGCGCGGCTGCGGGGAATGGCGGATCGGCGAGCGGCACGGCGGCGTCGTTCATCGGGGCGGTCGAGAGCGTGTCATCACGGCATTCCGGGGCTCCGTCGCCGCGTGCGCACGGCCGACGGCGAGCAGCAACTCCCGCAGCGGAGCGGCCGCCCGGACGAACACCGGCGGCCGCCCGGGCGGCGCCTCGACGGTGTGCCACCCCGGAGCGGCCGCGGCACCATCATAGAAGCCGAGCCAGGCGTCCGCGGGCAGGTAGACCGCGCGGCCCGACACCCCCTCGGTCACCACCGGCGCCACGAGCAGATCGCGTCCGTAGAGGTATTGGTCCTGGATCGTCCAGCAGGTGCGGTCTTCGGGATGATGGAGGAACAGCGCGCGCACCAGCGGCAGCCCCCGGTCCTGGGCGTCGGCACCCGCGGCGCGGACGTACGGCACGAGCGCGGCGTGCAACCGCGTCATCCGTGCGAAGTGGGCGAGGAGCTCGGGAGTGCCGTCCACCTGGAGGTTGTCGTCCGGCCGATTCCCCTCGTGCGACCGCATGACCGGCGTGAACGCGGTGAAGTCGCACCACCGCTGCAGCAGCTCCGGGGTGCGCACGATCCCGGCCACGCTCGTGTAGCCACCGCAGTCGGCATGGTGCCAGGCATTGCCGACGAGCCCCGCGGAGAGCGCGGCGGTGAGCGCCGTGTTGAGGCCGTCGTGCCGCGAGAAGTCGACGAGCTGGTCCCCTGCCCAGAGGAGCGGGCAATGCCGCCCGATGCCGCTCCAGCCCGCGCGCATGAAAAATGCCACCTCGCCGGTCCGTCCGGCCGCCGCCACCGCGTCGGCGTTCACGCGCGCCCAGCGCACCGGCCAGCGATTGTGTTCCAACAGCGGATCGGCCCCCGAATGGAGGCGGACGTCGGGGGGAAGATACTCTCCGAAGTCGGCCATCCACCCGGCAAGTCCGAGGTCGATGAGCTCCCGGCCGAGCACGCGGTCCTGGAACCAGCGCGTCGCGGCCGGATGGGTGAGGTCCACCAGTCCGGCGCGAAACTCACCGAAGTCCACGTCGTACGGCACGTCGTCGTCGACCCGCATCACGAGAAAGCCCGCCGCCCGTGCCTCGGCGTACAACGTTCCATCCACGGCGAGGTACGGATTGACGTAGCCGACGAAGGCGATTCCCTCCTCGCGCAGCGCGGCGATCCGGGCGGGGAGATCGGGATACCGCGTCGGCTGCCAGCGCCAGTCCCAGAACAGTCGACGACCGAAGCTCGTCTCGCGGATCCCACACCAATCCTCGCACCACAGCCCGCTCACCGCGACGCCGGCCGCGCGCATCGCGTCGAACCGTGCCAGCCCCGCGACCCCGCCTTTCAAGCCGATGATCGCGCCGTCGGTCGCCCAGCCGGGGAGCATCGGCTGCCGGCCGAAGCGCCGCGAGAGCTGCTCCACCAGCGCGAGCGGTTCGCCGAGGAAGACCTCGAGCGCCGCGGGGATCGCCCACGCCTCGAGGCGATGGGCGTCGGGCGCGGTGAAGTCGAAGCACTGATACGCGTCGCAGTCGACGTGCACCGCGTAGCCGGACGACGAGAGGATCGTCGGCTGCGGGTAGTTGGTCGTGAAATAATCCCCGCCCGCCAGGGCTGCCGCGTCCATCGCGCGGGTGAGCTCGCGCGACGGATCCCGGCCCACGCCAGGCTCGCTCGCCCACAACGGGAAGCGCCGGCCACGGAGCGCGAGATACGAGAGCTGCGTGCCACATCCCCACACCTGCTCGTCGGGCGCGGCCGGGATCCGGATCGCGCAGCGGTTGAACGCGGCGTCGAGTGGCTCGAACACGACGCGGTGGCCGTCGACCCGCAGCCGGAGCGCGGCGGGCGCCTCGGCCGCGGGCGCGAGGACCACCTCGTCCGGCCCGGTGCACCGCGCCGCCCGCAGCGGCACTTCCGGCGTCGCCTGGTCGGTGAGGCGGAAGTTGCCGCGCACCATCACCACCTCGGGCCGGCCCTGCCAGAGCGTGATTCCCGGGTGCGCGGCCGAATACTCCCAGAGCGGCGTGGGGTGGCCCGAGGCGTGGAGCGCGAGCGTGTCGCCGTTCCGACGGAAGGCCAGCATCGTGTGTTGGGCTCCCGACACGATTGACACCGGGCTTCGCCCCGTCGAACCTACGGCAGCGTGGCACCGGGCGGCCGTGACGACCACCGGGAATCTACCGCGCCATGGCCGCGCGGTGTCGGCCCGGGCATGGCGACAATTCCCCGGCGAGGGACCGCCGGCGTGACCGAGCGGCAGGAGCGGAGCGCCCGGATGCGCGTGCCATCGACGCGACGACGCTGGGCCCTGTTCGCCGTGCTCTGCGTCGCCGGGATCTTCAACGCGATGGATCGGCCGATCATCGCCATCCTGAAACCCGAAATGCTCGCCGACTTCGGCTGGGGAGACCGCGAGTTCGGCGATCTGGCCGCCGTCACGCAGTTCGCCGCCGCCATCGCCTTTCTCGGGACAGGGTGGCTCGTCGATCGCCTCGGGGTCGATCGCGGCATGCGCCTCGGGGCGGGAGCGTGGAGCCTCGCCGCGATCGCGCACGGCGGGGCCGTCGCCACCTGGCAGGTCGTGGCGGCGCGTGCGGCCCTCGGCGCTACCGAGGCGATGCAGACGCCGCTGACGATCAAGGCAGTCGCGACCCTGTTTCCGCCCGACCGGCGGAGTTTCGCCTTCGGCGTCTCGACGCTGCTTGCCGGGGTCGGGACCATCCTCATGCCAGTCGCGATCCCGCCGCTCGCGGCGGCCGTCGGGTGGCGCGGAGCGCTGGTGACCAGCGGCGTCGGCGGCTTCGGCGCGCTTGCCTGTTGGCTGTGGCTCGCACGGGGCGTGGTCCTCGATGCCGGCCCGCTGGCCGCACCGCCGGTGGCGATCGAGGCCGCTGTCGGGTCGGTGTTCTCTCGGCGGACGACCTGGGCCATCGTCATCGCCAAGGCGCTCTCCGACATGACGTGGTGGTTCATGAATTTCTGGCTCGCCGACTTTTATCGGCGCGTGTTCGGCCTCGACACCCTCGACCTCGCCGTCCCCCTCGGCATCGCCTTCGCCGGCTCGGGGCTCGGCGCGCTGGCCGCCGGATGGGTGTCGACGCGGCTGCTCGAGCGGGGTTGGTCGGTGAACCGTGTGCGGAAGGGGATGCTGCTCGTGTCGGCGCTCGTCGTCGCTCCGCTCCCGCTGGTGCTCCGGCTGGAGTCGTTCTGGCCGGTGGCGGTGATGCTCGGCGTGGTGATGGCCGGTCACCAGGGGTTCTCGCTCACGCTGTTCTCGACGATCACCGACGTGGTTCCCACCGGCGCGGTGGGCCGGGTGACGGCGGCCGGCGCGTTCATGGGAAACCTCGGCGGCGTGCTGATGAGCATCGTGACGGGGCGCGTGCTCGAGGCCGGTCTGGGCTTCATGCCCCTGCTCGTGTTCGCCGCGCTCTCCTACCCGCTCGCCCTTGGCTGGCTGCAGTTGCTGTTGCCGAGAATCGAGCGGGCGGGTACACGGCACGCCTGACGAACCGGAACCAGGCTGGAGAAAACCACGTGATGCGTGACGCCCGAGAAGACTGGCGGCGCTTCGACGCCGGGAGGATTCCGAGCAAGGCGGCGACGCCGTATCTCGACCGATTCCTGGCGGAGATCCAGTCGACTGGCCCGGCCGACCGCCCGCTCACGTTGCTCGACGTCGGCTGCGGTTCCGGCGCGATCGCCAGGCGGCTGTACGACCAGGGCTTCTCGGTGCTGGGCGTCGACGTCAATCCGGAGGCAATCACCGCGGCGCGGCATCTCGCCGTCCCTGCCGCCGCCTCCGGTCGTGGCCTGCGGTTCGAGGAGGCCGACTTCGCGGCACAGCACTCGCCCCGGATCGAGGGCACCCCGTTCGACGTCGCCGTCTGCCAACTCGTGCTGTCGATCATCGGCGACGCCCGCCACCGCGCGAACCTCCTGCGCAACGTGTGGCAATGCCTGCGGCCCGGCGGGTGGCTCTCGCTGTCGGCATCGGGCGTGTCAGACACGATCAATGCGGGGTATGCGAGGCTGTATGCCGACGACATCCACCTGACCGGCGAGCGGCACACCTACGTGTCGCGGGATGATGCCGGCACGGTGCTCTACGTGACCCACCACTTCACGCCGGACGAGCTCGTGAATCTGCTCGAGGCGGCGGGCTTTCGTGAGATCAGCCTGACGACCGAGAAGGAGTCGAGCAGCCGCCGGCCGGCCGAGGCCGCCTACTTCCATTACGTGACGTGCCGGCGGCCCTCGTCCACTCCCTCAACTTGACCAGGTCATTTGGTCTGGTATGGTGACGGTATGAAGACCGTTATTCTCTCCATCTTCAAGGCCAACTGCATCGCTCTGCTCCGCGAAGCGCAGAAGACGGCCGAACCGATCATCGTGACGCGCCGGGGTCGGCCGCTGGCCCGCATCGAACCGCTCAGCGAGCCGGTGCCGATGCGTCGTTTCGGGAGGCAACGTGGGCGAATGAAGATCAAGGGCGACATCGTGCACGCCGACTTTTCTGCCGACTGGGAAGCAGGGTCGTGAGCTTCCTGCTCGACACGCACGTGTGGATTTGGACGCAAGAGCAACCCGACGCCATCGGCGTGAAGACCCGTGGTCTGCTCGAGTCGACCAGGGAGGAGTTGTGCGTATCGGCAGTGTCCTCGCTCGAGATCGCTCGCCTCGTCGCGGGTGGGCTCCTCGAGGTCAAAGGCAGCCTCGACCGCTGGGTACGGGCCGCGATCGATTCGATCGAGGCCCGCAGCGTCGGGATCGATCACCCGGTCGCGATCGAGGCCTACAAACTGCCAGGGCGGTTCCACAAGGACCCCGCCGATCGGATTCTCGTCGCCACGGCCAGGATCAACGACCTTACGCTCGTGACAGCCGACGAACGGATACTCGCCTATCGGGCAGTTCGCACGCTCGATGCTCGCAGGTAGGCGACCGCCGCTCGTCGTGATCCGCTTCGCTCGGCAAACGCTTGCCGACGGGCCAGCGGCTGACCTATCCTGTCGGTCCTTCATTCAAGCCCAGGCACGGCCGCCACTTCATGTCCGTCTGCAGCACGACGCTCCCGGCTGGTTCAAGCACGCCGGACCCCGATCTCGCGGCCATGGATGTCGCGGGGTTCGCCGCGGACATCGAGGCGTTGCGGCGGCGGGCCTACGCGACGATCTCCCAGGCCGACTACCGCCACATGCGGCGGATCGAGCGGTTTGGCCGCCTGGCGACGCTCGTGGGGTACCTCACGGTCTGGCTGCCCCCCAACCCGTTGACCGCGGTGGCACTGAGCCTCGGCCAGAGCACCCGCTGGCTGCTGGCGCACCACATCACGCACCGGGGCTACGACCGCATTCCCGGGATCCCCTCCCGGTACACCAGCCGCGGGTTCGCCCGGGGCTGGCGGCGCTTTGTGGACTGGTTCGACTGGATCTTGCCGAGCGGCTGGGACTACGAGCACAACACCCTGCACCATGCCTACACGGGTGAGGACAAGGATCCCGACGTCATCGAGCGGCATGTCGAGTTCCTCCGGGCGCTGCGGGTGCCGCTGGCGGTCAAATACGCGTTCCTGACGCTGCTGGCGTGCACCTGGAAGTTCACCTACTACGCGCCGCGCACGATGAGCGTGCTCGACCCGCGCACCATGCGCCGCCGGCCCGGCGACCACATCCTCAACGTTTCGTTCGGCAACGTCCTCGACCTGCGGTCGCCCACGGTCCGCGCCCTGTGGGCCCGCTGCTACCTCCCCTACGCCGGCTTCCACTTCGTGCTCGTGCCCAGCCTGTTCCTGCCGCTGGGCACGACCGTGGCCTTGTGGGTGCTGCTCAACAAACTTCTCGCCGAGTGCCTCACCAACGTCCATGCGTTCCTGGTGGTCGCCCCGAACCACACCGCCGACGACCTCTACCAGTTCGACTTCCACTCCCACGGCCGCCAGGAGTTTTACGCGACGCAGGTGCTGAGCTCCGCGAACTACTCCTGCGGCACCGAGCTGGTGGATTACCTGAGCCTGTGGCTCAACTACCAGATCGAGCACCACCTCTTCTCGGACCTGCCGATGAGCAAGTACCGCGAGATCCAGCCGGTGGTGAAATCGCTCTGCGAGCGGCACGGTCTTCCCTACCGGCAGGAATCGGTCTTCCAGCGGTTTGCCCGGATGACCGACGTGGCCGTGGGGCGGACGAGCGGCCGCCGGCTCGAGCGCCTGCCCGCCTGACGCCGCGACAGGAGACATGATCGGGCTGAGGCGGGCACGCGCCTCGCGAGTGACTGGAGAAGCCGCAAAAGTCAGCAGTCCCTCGCCCCGACTCGGGCATGTCTCCGGCGCTCGACGAGCGAGAGGACGCCGGTCACGAGGGCCAGTACGGAACCCATGCCGGCCGGATCGATTTCGGGCACGACAGGGGATGAAGCGGTCAGCTCGTCGGAGAGGCCGTACATCCCGTAGCTGTTGGTGGAACTGAACGGGTTGATGAGGATCCACCCGTTGTCGGACCGCGACCTGTCGGCCCACGAGCTCGATCCGGCAGTCGCACCGAGGGGGAGGCTCGTCGCCACGCCGCTGGGATTACTGCCCGTCCACGTCGTTCCGGTCGACACGGTTCCATTGATGAGTTGGTTCGGGGCTGAGAACAGCGCTGCGGACCACAACCCACCCGAGTTTGTCGTCAAGCTCGATGCCAACAGCGTCCCGCCCGGAAGGTAGACGCCGACCGTGGTTCCGAACCCACCGACATTGTCACGGGCATCCACGGTCGCCGTCGAGCCGATCGCCTTCCACGTGACGATGGAGCCGTTGGACGTTGCCCCGCCGGCCTGGGTCTGGACGAAGGTGTTGTAATCACCGATTGCTGATGACGTGGCCGTGGTCGTCCCGGCGGTCACGAACAAGAACCGAAACCGGTCGCCGGCATTGAGCCCCGACGGCGTCGAGAGGGCGACCGGCTCGGCCCACAGGCTGCCTCCCCATGAGCCGCACAAGCAGCATGCGCAGCACGCCGCGAGAGTCAGAATCCGAACCGCGTGGCGAATCCCGTTGCAACGCATCGATGATTCCTTTCGCTGGGTCTATGAGTCGTGCCAGCGTTCACCGCGGCGGCCTGATCGGGCTACGATCCCGCGGTGTCAACCAGCCCCCTGTTACGGCGAATGAAGCAACCCCCGCGTACGGAAAAGTTCCAGAGCCGCGACGACGGCGTCGGTCGACGGCGCCAGCACGGTGCGGGCTCCGGGATCGACCGCGAGCGCCCCGCAGACCGCGGCCGCCGCGCCAAGGATGTGCAGTCTTGTCACTCCCACGATCTCCCTCCTGAATGACCCTTCACGGAACTCGCTCAGTCGCTTCCCGCGGCAATCAACCCGGCACCAGGCAGCGCAGCGGTTCGAGGTGGCCGGTGGCGGTGTCGAGGATCGCGCACCAACCGTCGCAGACGGCCGCCACGATCACGAACGCGCGCTGGCCGAGAGGAAGCCGGAGGGGCTGCGTACCGGTCCAGTCGATCGGCCCGGCGGGTGTCGCCGCCCACCAGCGGTGGTAGTGCCCGACGAATTGCCACCGGCTCCCCTCGGCCGCCCAGCCGCGGGCGGCCCGCTCCATCAGTTCGATCGGCACCTCAAAACGATTCCACAATTGGGCCACGTCGGTCGGGTCGACGGAGGCTTCCATGTGGCTGAAGTGGCAGCCGTCGACGACGAGCCGTGGCTCCATCCTGGCCATGACATCGAGGACCACCGCCGGGTAGCGCTCGCGAGCGATGTCCGGCACGTCGCGGCACAGGGCGAAGTCGTGATTCCCCTAGACACCGATCGCTCTGCACTCCGCCAACGCCTCGGCGACAGCGCCCGCCCCGTCGACGACGGTAAACGCATCGCAGGTATCGCCGATCGTGACGACCTGGTCGACACCGCGGTCGCGAAACAGCCGCAGTGCCTCGGCCAGTTCGCTACTCTGATTGTGGATATCGGTCACCAGCCCCAGTCGCATGGTCGTGAGCTCCGGTTTCCCTCACAGTGCCTCATCACGCGACGGATTGTTTTACCCTGACCCGTTCCACCCCATCATGCACCGCCCGCGTTGGCGATGGCTTGCTATCCTCCGTCGCGCGACGGAGATCAGGCGATCCCCTCCGCCTTCATCGCGCGCCGGTCGGAATCGGTCGCCGTCGCCACGGTGCGAAACAGCCAGTCGCCGACCGGGAACGCGACGTTGAAGTTCTTGTCCGGGTGCCGGTGGTGGAGGAAGTGATGCCGGGCCACGTAGCGGTAGGCCGGCCAGGTCGAGAAGAAGCGGCCGACCGGCTGGTGCATCTCGAGATGGATCTGATTCCAGAGCAGATGGTGGATGAGGACGACGAGCGGAAACATCCCCGCCGCGATCGCCGACACACACCACAACCCGGCGCTCACGGGAACGGCCTGGAGCAAGCCTTCGGCGAGGTTCAGGCGGATGCCGCGATCCTTGCCGGCGGGCAGGGCGTGGTCGTGAAAGTGCTCCCGGTACTGGCGGTGGTGCTCGACGGCGTGGCTGGTGAAAATTTTCCTCCGCGCCCCGAGCCGACGAAACAACAACGATCGCGGTGCCTTGTGCATCAGCCGCGCATGCGCCTGATGCTCGATGATCGACATCAGCACGACCATCGCCACGAACCAACCAAACAATTGGACCGACAGCCACATGGTGGGCCCCTGGAAAAGGTGCCGAACCGTCGAACGGCGCAACTCCGGAGGGAGCAGGCGCCGGCACGACGAGAAGTGAAACGCAGCGCCGCCAGACCACGCCGCACCAGCAGGACGTCGGGCGAACACAAGCCCGGCGAACAGACGTGGCGTGGAACCAGATCGCGGACTCGGCGACCGACGGGCCTCGCGTCGAGACAGAAGAAGAAGGCGCCGGGGAGTTATGCCATCGCCCGCGGCGCGGATAGGGCAACCATGCAGCAACCTCCAAGCCCCCTCTCACATGCTGTGGACAGCGTGGTCGGCCGCTGGCTGCGGCCGACGGCAACCCGGGAATCCCTCGGCGTCACCCACGGTCGCCTGAGTGGACTGAATGAGCCGGCCGCCCCGCGGCCGGGCGCGGCCACGGAGGGCTCTGTCCACGGGCAGCTAGACTACCGGGCTACACAAAGGTCGCAGGCGGCTTCGACAACCGGCCCGTCGCGACGGCTGCATCGGGACCGTCATCAGCCCGCCGCACGAACCACGACAAGGATTTTTCCCGCCATGACGCGCCCGCCTGCCCGCGCCGTCGGGCGGCAAGGCCGTCGCCTCGGCGACGGTCCGCCGGACGATCGGCACGCTGGCCCGCACGCTCGCGGAGCGCGGCGACCCGAGGTCGATGTTCAGCGGGAAACGGCTGTCAGCCTGCCGAAGGACTCTCCGTAGATCCGGCCCCGCATGACCCGCTCACCCGACAGCAAATCCGCGGGAAGGCCAGCCACCGTTCCGCGGTCATTGACGCGACTCATTACGGTTTCGTTATCCTGCCCAAGACTTGGCACCAACGCGGCATGCCTTACACTCGGAAGCTGAA contains:
- a CDS encoding LLM class flavin-dependent oxidoreductase, producing the protein MNDAAVPLADPPFPAAAPLPPCEVAWFAALCDDDYEFLGVPDPALASSWAHCRDIVLAADRAGYDNILLPSGYALGIDTTVFASAVAPLVARIRLLVAVRVGEDWPPQLARRIATLDRILGGRLTVNVISSDLPGESLDGAPRYRRTVEVMRILRTLLDGRAVDVDGEFYRLRLDPPRVTTVSGRCPPFYFGGLSPLAREAAAEATDVYLMWPDTLPNVRAIVADLRARAAAKGRRLRFGYRVHVIVRETESEARAFARRLVSRLDAARGDAIRGRSLDAATFGVRRQAELRAEADGEGFVEPHLWTGIGRARSGCGAAIVGDPDQVLAKLEAYRAEGIEAFILSGYPHRAECELFARHVLPRLSHGMLG
- a CDS encoding alpha-glucosidase, producing MLAFRRNGDTLALHASGHPTPLWEYSAAHPGITLWQGRPEVVMVRGNFRLTDQATPEVPLRAARCTGPDEVVLAPAAEAPAALRLRVDGHRVVFEPLDAAFNRCAIRIPAAPDEQVWGCGTQLSYLALRGRRFPLWASEPGVGRDPSRELTRAMDAAALAGGDYFTTNYPQPTILSSSGYAVHVDCDAYQCFDFTAPDAHRLEAWAIPAALEVFLGEPLALVEQLSRRFGRQPMLPGWATDGAIIGLKGGVAGLARFDAMRAAGVAVSGLWCEDWCGIRETSFGRRLFWDWRWQPTRYPDLPARIAALREEGIAFVGYVNPYLAVDGTLYAEARAAGFLVMRVDDDVPYDVDFGEFRAGLVDLTHPAATRWFQDRVLGRELIDLGLAGWMADFGEYLPPDVRLHSGADPLLEHNRWPVRWARVNADAVAAAGRTGEVAFFMRAGWSGIGRHCPLLWAGDQLVDFSRHDGLNTALTAALSAGLVGNAWHHADCGGYTSVAGIVRTPELLQRWCDFTAFTPVMRSHEGNRPDDNLQVDGTPELLAHFARMTRLHAALVPYVRAAGADAQDRGLPLVRALFLHHPEDRTCWTIQDQYLYGRDLLVAPVVTEGVSGRAVYLPADAWLGFYDGAAAAPGWHTVEAPPGRPPVFVRAAAPLRELLLAVGRAHAATEPRNAVMTRSRPPR
- a CDS encoding MFS transporter, with amino-acid sequence MATIPRRGTAGVTERQERSARMRVPSTRRRWALFAVLCVAGIFNAMDRPIIAILKPEMLADFGWGDREFGDLAAVTQFAAAIAFLGTGWLVDRLGVDRGMRLGAGAWSLAAIAHGGAVATWQVVAARAALGATEAMQTPLTIKAVATLFPPDRRSFAFGVSTLLAGVGTILMPVAIPPLAAAVGWRGALVTSGVGGFGALACWLWLARGVVLDAGPLAAPPVAIEAAVGSVFSRRTTWAIVIAKALSDMTWWFMNFWLADFYRRVFGLDTLDLAVPLGIAFAGSGLGALAAGWVSTRLLERGWSVNRVRKGMLLVSALVVAPLPLVLRLESFWPVAVMLGVVMAGHQGFSLTLFSTITDVVPTGAVGRVTAAGAFMGNLGGVLMSIVTGRVLEAGLGFMPLLVFAALSYPLALGWLQLLLPRIERAGTRHA
- a CDS encoding class I SAM-dependent methyltransferase; translation: MRDAREDWRRFDAGRIPSKAATPYLDRFLAEIQSTGPADRPLTLLDVGCGSGAIARRLYDQGFSVLGVDVNPEAITAARHLAVPAAASGRGLRFEEADFAAQHSPRIEGTPFDVAVCQLVLSIIGDARHRANLLRNVWQCLRPGGWLSLSASGVSDTINAGYARLYADDIHLTGERHTYVSRDDAGTVLYVTHHFTPDELVNLLEAAGFREISLTTEKESSSRRPAEAAYFHYVTCRRPSSTPST
- a CDS encoding type II toxin-antitoxin system VapC family toxin translates to MHRSAPRSAEDGRTDHRDAPGSAAGPHRTAQRAGADASFREATWANEDQGRHRARRLFCRLGSRVVSFLLDTHVWIWTQEQPDAIGVKTRGLLESTREELCVSAVSSLEIARLVAGGLLEVKGSLDRWVRAAIDSIEARSVGIDHPVAIEAYKLPGRFHKDPADRILVATARINDLTLVTADERILAYRAVRTLDARR
- a CDS encoding fatty acid desaturase; translation: MSVCSTTLPAGSSTPDPDLAAMDVAGFAADIEALRRRAYATISQADYRHMRRIERFGRLATLVGYLTVWLPPNPLTAVALSLGQSTRWLLAHHITHRGYDRIPGIPSRYTSRGFARGWRRFVDWFDWILPSGWDYEHNTLHHAYTGEDKDPDVIERHVEFLRALRVPLAVKYAFLTLLACTWKFTYYAPRTMSVLDPRTMRRRPGDHILNVSFGNVLDLRSPTVRALWARCYLPYAGFHFVLVPSLFLPLGTTVALWVLLNKLLAECLTNVHAFLVVAPNHTADDLYQFDFHSHGRQEFYATQVLSSANYSCGTELVDYLSLWLNYQIEHHLFSDLPMSKYREIQPVVKSLCERHGLPYRQESVFQRFARMTDVAVGRTSGRRLERLPA
- a CDS encoding sterol desaturase family protein — protein: MWLSVQLFGWFVAMVVLMSIIEHQAHARLMHKAPRSLLFRRLGARRKIFTSHAVEHHRQYREHFHDHALPAGKDRGIRLNLAEGLLQAVPVSAGLWCVSAIAAGMFPLVVLIHHLLWNQIHLEMHQPVGRFFSTWPAYRYVARHHFLHHRHPDKNFNVAFPVGDWLFRTVATATDSDRRAMKAEGIA